From the Polyangia bacterium genome, one window contains:
- a CDS encoding TolC family protein translates to MKKRTMMAWAVTALVAAGPAARAVAQESGPTLTLEQTLQMARKRNRSVIAERAKLAQAQASVEQGWAALFPTVSAQGKYTHNNASAEFGFPPTPATATAPAMPASSFLIQPKDQLDGSINATAPLIVPAAYPALEAVKAGARAADANFQVSEAQVLLSVAQLYYAAAVSDEVQVARRSNVQVAQATLKNAQVRLSAGSVTKVDVDRAELALVRAQQAERDALYGREKTYRALGTLIQQPLPYQVVTPNLPAEMHDERDLDRALQLRPEFRALEEGLKSSIETARANGWRWAPGLSGFGLARKFNYDSFTQKRYAWALGLQLDWVLFDGGNRDAARHLADAQADETAARADLLRDSIRDDLADGRRNLETKQQGLSVAERSVELAKEALELVRVQYQAGTVTQVDLLQAQDALVASQESLAQAHYDVAAADLTLRHAAGTFPGP, encoded by the coding sequence ATGAAAAAAAGAACGATGATGGCATGGGCGGTGACCGCGCTGGTCGCCGCTGGGCCGGCGGCGCGAGCGGTGGCTCAGGAGAGTGGACCGACGTTGACGCTGGAGCAGACGCTGCAAATGGCCCGCAAACGCAACCGCAGCGTGATCGCCGAGCGGGCCAAGCTGGCGCAGGCCCAGGCGTCGGTTGAGCAAGGCTGGGCGGCGCTGTTCCCGACGGTGTCGGCGCAAGGGAAGTACACGCACAACAATGCGAGCGCCGAATTTGGATTTCCGCCGACGCCCGCCACCGCAACAGCGCCCGCGATGCCGGCGTCGTCCTTCTTGATCCAGCCGAAAGATCAGCTCGATGGTTCCATCAACGCCACGGCGCCGCTGATCGTTCCGGCTGCGTACCCGGCACTGGAAGCGGTCAAGGCGGGCGCGCGTGCCGCCGACGCCAATTTTCAGGTCTCCGAGGCGCAGGTCTTGTTGAGCGTGGCGCAGCTTTACTACGCCGCCGCCGTGTCCGACGAAGTGCAGGTGGCCCGTCGGTCGAACGTGCAGGTCGCCCAGGCGACGCTGAAGAACGCGCAAGTGCGTTTGTCGGCCGGCTCGGTCACCAAGGTCGATGTCGATCGCGCCGAGCTGGCGCTGGTTCGCGCGCAACAGGCCGAGCGGGACGCGCTTTATGGGCGCGAAAAAACCTATCGGGCGCTGGGGACGCTGATTCAACAACCGCTGCCCTACCAGGTCGTCACGCCGAATTTGCCGGCGGAGATGCACGACGAGCGCGATCTGGATCGCGCGCTGCAACTGCGTCCGGAGTTCCGCGCTCTGGAGGAGGGCCTGAAATCATCGATCGAGACCGCTCGCGCCAATGGCTGGCGATGGGCCCCAGGGCTGTCCGGTTTCGGCCTGGCTAGGAAGTTCAACTACGACAGCTTCACGCAGAAGCGCTATGCTTGGGCGCTGGGCCTGCAACTGGACTGGGTCCTCTTCGACGGCGGCAACCGCGATGCCGCTCGCCACCTGGCGGACGCCCAAGCGGACGAGACCGCCGCCCGCGCCGATCTCCTGCGCGACAGCATCCGTGACGATCTCGCCGACGGAAGGCGCAACCTTGAAACCAAGCAGCAAGGTCTGTCAGTCGCCGAGCGCTCGGTCGAGCTGGCCAAAGAGGCGCTGGAGTTGGTGCGCGTGCAGTACCAGGCCGGTACGGTGACGCAGGTGGACCTGCTGCAGGCGCAGGACGCGCTGGTGGCGTCGCAAGAATCCCTGGCCCAGGCCCACTATGACGTGGCGGCGGCCGATCTGACGTTGCGGCACGCGGCCGGCACGTTCCCCGGTCCGTAG